One segment of Tenrec ecaudatus isolate mTenEca1 chromosome 1, mTenEca1.hap1, whole genome shotgun sequence DNA contains the following:
- the LOC142437289 gene encoding cell division cycle-associated protein 4-like has product MFARGLKRKFPDGEEELAVPSYALQRQCLLDMSLVKLQLCHMLAEPNLCRSVLIANTVRQIQEEMTQDGAWRGMSPPHTGPAPLDRLASTDILCRSEREQDQGRPSPGDGHFPKGPHDCPAPDLTSDLASGPASPAPRHAPSSVWDLDSSRESRGGFQKSLDQIFETLESRNPSSMEDLLADVDSSYYGLDAVLAGMTGSRASPCDTLEGLASPATTPPGPGCKADLGELDHIVEILVET; this is encoded by the coding sequence ATGTTTGCCCGGGGACTGAAGAGAAAGTTTCCCGACGGTGAAGAGGAACTGGCCGTCCCCTCATATGCCCTGCAGCGACAGTGCCTACTGGACATGTCCCTGGTGAAGCTGCAGCTGTGCCACATGCTGGCGGAGCCCAACCTCTGCCGCTCTGTCCTCATTGCCAACACTGTGCGGCAGATCCAGGAGGAGATGACCCAGGATGGGGCTTGGCGAGGGATGTCTCCCCCTCACACAGGGCCAGCGCCCCTCGACCGCCTCGCTTCCACAGACATCCTGTGTCGGTCAGAGCGGGAGCAGGACCAGGGTAGGCCTAGCCCCGGTGACGGCCACTTCCCCAAAGGGCCCCATGACTGCCCAGCTCCAGACCTGACCTCTGACCTCGCCTCTGGCCCAGCATCCCCGGCGCCAAGACATGCCCCCAGCAGTGTCTGGGACCTGGACAGCTCTCGGGAAAGCAGGGGGGGCTTCCAGAAGTCACTGGATCAGATCTTTGAGACCCTGGAGAGCCGAAACCCCAGCTCCATGGAGGACCTCTTGGCGGATGTAGACAGCTCCTACTATGGCCTCGATGCCGTGCTGGCTGGCATGACAGGCAGCAGGGCCAGCCCCTGTGACACACTTGAGGGCCTGGCGTCTCCCGCCACCACTCCCCCTGGCCCCGGCTGCAAGGCTGACCTGGGCGAGCTCGACCACATTGTGGAGATCCTTGTAGAGACCTGA